TTCAATCAACCGGAGCGGTTCGAACTCGAGTACACCGCGGAAGACGGATCTAAGGCACGTCCCGTCATGATCCACCGCGGCTTGCTCGGGTCGATGGAACGGATGACCGCGCTCTTGATCGAAAGATACGAGGGGCGGATGCCGCCGTGGCTGGCGCCCAACCAGGTGTCGGTTCTGCCAGTCGGCGACCGGCATCAGGAAGCGGCCGAGCGCGTGCGGGCCGATCTCGAGGCTCGCGATGTTCGAGTGGCGATTGCGCCTGACGGATCGTTGGGACGCCGCATCCGCGAGGCTCGCACTCACCGGGATTCGTACGTCGCGGTGATCGGGGACAACGAAGTGCAAGCGGGAACGGTCGACGTTCTGGTCCCGGCGCGTGGTGGGCGGTCAGTCGTCGACGCGAAAGTGTTTGTCGATCAAGTGGTCGCGAATATCAACGAGCGTGCCCTGCTTCCGGCGGAGTTCTAACCGACCGGGAGTTCGTGGAGCGCCCGCACGAGCGGTGCGAGTTCGGGTGTCTTGCATGCCTCGTCGAGAGCGGCCTCGAGGGTGGCGTCGTGCGTCGGGCGTGCGCTTTCGAGAAGTTCGCGTCCGGCCGGCGTCAACTCGGTGTAGATACCGCGGCGGTCGTCGGCGCACAGGATTCGGGTCAGTAGTCCACGGTCTTCGAGACGGTTGACCAATCGCGTCGTGGCACTGCTGCTCAGTGCGGCAGCGCGGGCGAGTTGTGCCATGCGCATGTGCCAGCCGTCCTGGCGGCTCAGCGCATCGAGGACCGTGTATTCGACGACGGACAGTTTGTGCTCACGCTGGAGAGCGCGCTCCAGTTCGGTGTCGAGGGCACCGTGCAGTGCCGCAAGTGTGCGCCACCCTTGCGAACGGATTTCGACGGCGTCGTCGGCGATCCCCATGTGATTCTCCTTGTCCGTTTCCTGCCGCTCCAGGTTACCAGCTTGCGCATGTAGCGCGCGCGTGCAATTATTTATAGCGCGCCTGCAACTACTGCACACGCCCGCTAACGGCTTGCGCGTAAATCTGTGAAAGGAACACCGAGATGCCATTGGGTCTCATTGCCCTCGCTATGGGCGGGTTCGGGATCGGCCTCACCGAATTTGTCATCATGGGTCTGCTGCCCGAGGTCTCCGCCGATTTCGAGGTCACCGAAGCCGTCGCCGGCCACCTGATCTCCGGCTACGCACTCTCCGTAGCGATCGGTGCAATTCTGGTGACGGCGGCAGTCATCCGCTTCGAGCGCAAGAAAGTCCTGCTCTCGCTGATGGTTCTGTTCATCATCGGCAACCTGATGTCGGCGCTGGCCCCCACGTACGAGGTGATGATGGGTGGGCGCATTGTTGCGGCGCTGTGTCACGGTGCGTTCTTCGGCATCGGATCGGTGGTGGCCGCTGGAATGGTTGCGCCGGACAAGCGTGCAGGCGCTATCGCAATGATGTTCTCCGGATTGACCATTGCCAACGTTCTCGGAGTTCCGTTCGGCACGATGCTCGGCCAACAGTTCGGATGGCGCTCGACCTTCTGGGCGATCACCGCAATCGGCATTGTTGCACTGATCGGGATCGCGGCTCTGGTTCCGACGACGCCGGCCCCAACCGACGGCGGCGGCCTGCGCGGAGAACTCGAGGCCTTCCGCAACAAACAGGTGTGGTTCTCGATCGCCATCACGATTCTCGGGTACGGCGGCATGTTCGGCGCGTTCACCTACATCGCATTCACCCTCACCGAGGTGAGTGGCTTTGCGGCGTCCAGCGTTCCGTGGTTGCTGATCCTTTTTGGTTCCGGTCTGTTTGTCGGCAACGTCCTCGGTGGGAAGGCTGCTGATCGCTCGCTGACCAAAGCCCTGGTGTGGATTCTGGCAATTCTGACAGTGGTGCTGATCGTGTTTGCCGCGAGCGCCGAAAGCAAGATCATGACAGTGATCTCCCTGTTCTTCATGGGCGCCTTCGGTTTTGCGACGGTACCCGGACTGCAGATGCGGATCATGAACTACGCGTCGGAGGCGCCGACCATGGCGTCGGGTGCCAACATCGCCGCCTTCAATGTCGGAAATGCATTGGGCGCGTGGCTCGGTGGACTCACCATTGCTGCCGGACTCGGCTTCACCTCGCCGATCTGGATGGGAGCGGCAGTTACCGTCGCCGGTCTGCTGGTCCTGATCGTTGCCGCGAAGATCGACCGCCCCACGGCGTCAGAGCAGTCGGCGCAGACCACCTCGCTGCACCCGACCGCAGTGTGAACCTTGCCATCGCCTGCCATCCCCATCGCGTGAACGTATCGCTCCCCCTGTCAGACAAGGGGAGCGATACGTTCACGCGGGTCAGGTGAGGCGGAATTCGGCGGTCACTCCGGAGAAGGGCGTGATCGCGCCACTACCCCGAGCCTTCGACGCGCCGAAGTGCTGGACTCGATACGTACCCGCCGGAGTGTCTGCCGGAACATCCCACGTGATGCGAACGACGGAACCGTTGCTCCCGACTCGGCGCCAGTGCAGTTTGGTGGACCAGTCGTTGTCGTCGGCCACCCGCGTCCAGGATCCACCGGTATTGCGCTGGATCTCGTAGAAGGTCCCGTTTCGGTGAGTGTCGTTCTTGGGGTGACCCGTGACGAACTCGACCGCAACCTGTCCGCCTGGTGATCTGTCGCCAGGCTGAACGGTGGCATCGCCGAATTGTGTTCCCGGCAAAGGTTCGTCGAAGTCGACGCCAGGGCCGAAGCTGGGTTGGAACCCGGACAGGTTGGCGGGCGCAGGGCCTCGAGGAGGTTCGTTGCCATCGCGCATCGCGGCCGCGAGGGTGGCATACCCCTGCTGATAGGCCGGCAGCGTGTAACGGCCGAACATCGTCGAACCGCCCTCGTACTGCTGCGAATCGTATTCCTGTGGTGTGGTGCAGTAGCTCGAGTAAGAGTTCGCGTATCCCTGGAAGATGACGTTCTCGAGGGGAACCCCAAGCTCCTCGGCGACGGTTCTGCGCACTCGTAGGCCGGCGACAATGGTGAATTCCGCAGGGCCGCCGACGATGTAGAACTGGCCGATCCGCAGGATCTGGATCTTCAGCACGTTCGGCACCCATCCGCCCGGTGGCAAAAGGCCGACCGGAACGACTACGAGTTTGGGGGCCTGTGCATCCTGAAGCCATTGAGGCACAGGAGCATTTATGCCGCCCAAGGCGTCGATCATGGGGTTTCGGGTGCCCTCGGGGAAGATCGGAATTGCCGGCCCGTCCTCGACGCTTCCGGCACTCATCGCCGCACCGATCGCGGCCGGAGCGGTGCGGTGCTCGCGTCCGTCCGGGGTGAATCTTCCACTCACCACCTGATCTGCCATGTCCAGGTACATGATCCGACTGTCCACGCCACCGGCGACGGTTTCGGAGGCCGAGTCGAAGGCAGTTTGAGCAGCCGCTACCTGGCGGAGCCCGATGATCCGTGCATTCTCGAATTCGTCGTCGGTCGGTCCGCGGCCGGGCTCGAGGAAGAGGTTGGGTGACATGTCGCCGCTGTTGGTCTGCGGAAAAGCAGCAATGAAGCTGGTGTCGCCGTCGAGGTAGCGCACACCCTGATCATCGTGCTCCCAGAAGTACGCCGCGGCGCCCTTGTTGTCCCCGGAGATGAAATGGTTCTCGTTCGTGAGCGAGGCGCAGTGGGTGGCGAACCAGTTAATCGCTCCGATGTCGTTGCTGCCCCGGCTGATTCGCATAACACGCATATGGTGGTCGTTGCCGCCGGGGTAGTAGGCCTTGTCCTCTTCGGGATTGAGGTCGAACGCCACTCGTGATCGGTTGACGCTGGCATCGGTGAGATCGGACCGGCCGAAACGAACGGTGCCCGGCGCCAGGTTCTCGTGGGCGGCGCTGATCGCCTCGACCATGCCGTTGACCTCGGCTTCGAACACCTGCAGTTCGAATCCGAGAACTGCGAGGTTGTATGCGTAGTTGTGCGACGCCCCACCGCACGCCGCGTGTGAATGGATAGCGGTCAGCATGACGTTGCGTTCGGTGTAGATGTCACCGAATTTCCCGGCCAGTCGGCGCAGGACCTCGTCGTGAACGGACTGGAAGATCATGCAGTTGTCGACGCAGACGTAGGCAATCCGCGACCCGCCGGACTCGAAGACGAAGGCGCGTGCGCGCATTCGCTGGTGCAGGCCTTCGGCGCGTTGGTCGAAGCTCGAGTAGCCCATCATGCCGACCTCGGCGACCGGTCCGGTCACGTCGGAAATTCCGACGCCCACCTGCAGCGACGCCGACGACTTGTCGGTGCGTGCGGGTGAAACTGTGCGTGCCGGCGAAGCTGCGACGGCCGGGCTCGTCGACAGAGCGGCGAGCGCAGGTGCGGCGGCAGCGCCGGCCAGTACGGTGCGTCGGGTGATCTGCACGAGTGTCCTTTCGGGCGGTCTGACGCGAGTTGGTCAACCGTCCAGGAGTGTAGCCCGAGTCACACGTGACCGAAAGGGGTGCGTCGGCGAACATCTACATCGATTCGGCGTCCCCGAGCGTCATGGCGGGGTCCACCGCGCTCCAACCCCATCGAGCGAACGTACCTTTCGGTGCATCCAAGGCGCCGAAAGGTACGTTCGCTCGTTCGGGCAGGAGCCCTCGGGGCGGCAACCGCCTTCCTGTTTAGAACGTGATCACATCGCCCACGAAAATCTGGTCAGGATCAGTGATCCACGCGTTCATCGCCCAAACCTCTTGCCAATTCTTCCCTCTCGTTGAAGCAAGGTCGAACAGTGTGTCGCCTTCGGATACCGTCACCGTGTCGCCGACTGCCGATTCAACTGGCTTTGGTGCCGGAGCATCCAACGCGGGTGCAAAGATCGGTGCGGGAGTGACGCTCGCTCCGGTGTTGCATGCACCGACCGACTTCAGGAATCCGACGGGGTCGACGGCGCCGCCGCTGTGGATGCGGAGATGCAGGTGCGGGCCGGTTGAGCTGCCGGTATTGCCCGTGGCGCCGATTTCGTCGCCGACCTGGACATGGGTGCCTTTGCTGACCCATGTTTCGGAAAGGTGGCCCATCTGAATCTGCTCGCCGGTATCGGCTTCGAGCTGGATATAGGTTCCGTATCCGCCAGGATCAAATGGTCCGGCAACCGAGATCGTGCCAGAGGTCGGGGCATGGAGAACTGTTCCGACGTCGACTGCGAAGTCCGCTCCATCGTGTCCGGCATGGAATCCCTGCGAAATCGCCCCATCGACCGGCCACTCCCAATTGCACCTGCTACCGGTATGAAGTGCTGCCGGGGCCACATGGACGGCTTCTCCGGCAGAAGGCAGAGTTGATACGTCGCCTGAACCGGGAGTGACACCACCCCAGCCGAGGTGTGCGCCGCACACCGGCCACGCACCGATGCCTTGAGCGTCGAGGGTTGCTTCCGCTGCCGCGACTTGATCCGCGATCGATGCCATGTCGGCACGGGCGGGTGCACCTTCGGGTTTGTAGGCGTCCCACGTCGACTGTGTGAACTGCAGTCCGCCGTAGAATCCGTTGCCCGTGTTGATGCTCCAGTTTCCGGAACTTTCGCACATGGCTACTTGTGACCAGTCGTGTGCGCTGGCCACGCCCGTATTTGCGAAGGTGCCGATGGCTGTAAGAGCTCCTGCTCCTGCCGCTAGTGCGACAAATCTTCTGGCGCGAGGTCGATGTTGTTTCCTGTGTTTTCCCATGATTTTTCCTTGATCGGGGTCGGCAATCTCGCCGCACGCGTCAGTGATCGACTGTTGGGCGGCGTTGTTTGCGAGATCGCCTATGCTGGAGAGCGATTGAAGATGAGTTGGCAGCACGTGTGCCAACAGTTCTCGCTATCCGTGGACAATTATGTAGCTGGTGACTGAACCGATCAGACCAATATCCCTGTTGCAGTGCGAATCTCGTGAAGAGGATGCGTGTCGGGAAATCTGCTGCGTGTCCATTCACTGTCGAGGACGCCGATAGTTCCTTCCGGTCTGGGACCTGAGTGATTCGCGTCCCGTCGGGAGACGCAACTTACCCGGAGCGTCGGGGAGAATCGGTGAGGCGTGGGCAAGTCTCATGGTCACGATTTGTGAGTCACGACAAGGCTGTTGCCTCACGCAGGTGGCAACAACGGCCCAATTACCCGGTGGCATACCTATTTTGCGGATCATCCCAAGCTTCAGCGGACTGAACCAGGCCGACCGGTATCACGTATCGATGAGGCAACTGGTCGATGAATTCCACCTGACTGGATTGGTGGAGTTGTCGACGGAATGAGGTATTCCACTGTGCCAGAGTCTTTCTGGGTGGCATTTCCGGACGGGCGAAGGTTGCGGCCTGGTCGGTTTGGTGCAGGTCAGGGCAGGCGCGAGATTTCACCCGCGGTGCGAGCAGCATCGCGTGACCGGAGGTCTACGACAACGGCACGCGTCAAACTGTTGATTGGACCTTCTCCGTCGGCGCCGGCGGCCGTGGTGACGCGCGACAGCCCGAAAACAGGTACCCGAATGGGTCATTCGACCCGTGTGACGAATAACGGCGGATGCCATGGTGGATCAACACCGAAACGGTCTCGTCCGAAGCCGTTTTCCAACACTGAAGTTTTCCAACACTGAAGTTTTCCAACACTGAAAGCATGCGACACGCCGTGCGCTCCTATCGATCGATTGGCGCCCCCTTGTGAGGGATCTGTGTCGCTCCCTCAGGGTCGCAGTCTCTGCGCCCGGGGATGAGCCCTCCTGCGGAGCCGACAAGGTGGCGCCGCAGGAGGGCATTCAGAACAGGCGCGCTCTATCGGGCGGACGCCGTCAGATCGTTGTCGACTCCCCGAACGTCATGGCGAGGTTGGAAATCGTGGTGGTCATCAAGGCTCTTTTCGGCAGGCCGAGGCGTCGTAATTCGGCTGCCATCGGGTGGGTGCCGAGCTGGAGCTCCGCGCCACCCGGGCGAGATTTGACGCCGGTGGGAGCCATATCCCACGACGTGCAGCGGGTGACGCCGTCGAGATGCGAGTACGCGGCAAGTGACATGTTCGCGCCCGAGCCGGGAACGCTCACTCCTGATTTCACGCTCAACTGCGCGATGAGTTTGCCGTCGTGAGATACCGAACCGCGCTTGACGGATCCGACGTGTTCGGTATCGAATTCCGCCAACACCTTCGGGAATCCCCAGATCTCACGGCCGGCGGCCTTGGTGAACTCGCCGTCCACGGGCAGTTGATGGATGAGTGCGCCCGCTGTACCCGATGTGAGCGCACGAAGATCTCCCAGCACCGAAATCTCCGATGGAGCGGTATGACTTCGCACCATGTAGGTCACGCCGAATTCGTTGTACGGTCCCAGATCTCCGTCCACGTAGTCGACGAATACCAGCCCGCACAATGCGCGTCCCGGACGGAATTGCAGAACGGTCAGGCCGGTGTGGTTGATGATCGACTGGGCGGTGACACTCGGAACGGAGAACATGGCCATGAATGCGGAAGCGGTACGAACTTCGACGGGCATCTCGACGGTCTTGCCCAGGATGGTGTAGCTCATGCGACCACTCCGCGCAGACCGTCGGCGCCGTACACGGCTTCGAGCATCGAGCGGAAATCCGGTCCGCGCCGGAGCATCTGGCCACCGTCGACGTTGATGATCTGTCCGGTGATCCAGGTCGAGTCAGGCCCGAGGAGGAACGTCGCGAGTGATGCGATGTCGTCCACTTCGCCGACACGGGCGAGGGGAGTGTTGGCCATGTAGTCGTCGAGAATCGGCCCACCGTCGGTGATGAGCGCGACCAGATCGGTTCGAGTGAGGCCGGGGCGAATTGCATTGACCCGAATATTGCTGGCCCCCAGTTCATCTGCCGCCAGTTGCACGAGATGGTCGACGCCGGATTTCGACACGCCGTATGCTCCGAACCATCGATGTGTGTTGCTGCTCGCGATCGACGAGATCGCCACGATGGAACCACTGCCTCCGGAAACGAGGGCACGTGCGCCGTGCTTGATCGTCAGCATCGTGCCGGTGACGTTGAGGTCGACCGTACGGCGCCAGGCGTCGACGTCGAGTTGAGTCACCGGGGCGATGGTTTCGTTGCCGCCGGCGCAGGCGACAACGCCGTCGAGTGTTCCCGTGGCCTCGGCTGCTGATGCGACCGCAGAGACAACTTCGGCTTCGACGGTTATATCGGTGGGTACGGCAATGACGGAGCCTGCTCCGTTCCTGGCGCGAATCGACTGAGCCGCAGCATCGAGTTTGTCCTTGTTGCGTCCGCAGATCGTGACGTGGGCACCGGCACCGGCGAGCGCACCGGCGATGCCGAACCCGATGCCGCTTCCGCCGCCGGTAACAAGTACCGATCTGCCTGCAAAGGCGGTGTTGTCGCCCATGTCCATCTCCCGGTTGTCGTATGCGCGGTGATCCACGGTTCGAGGTGCGCCGACAAACTTCGGCAATATCGCCCCGAGCTCTATAGGAACAGGTTCTACTTGTTCAGGCAAGGGTTTCTCGAGAGAGGACGGCGAGATGGCGGACCGACCGAGCTTCGACCTGATCGACGGGCGCTTCTATTCCGGTGACCTCGGCGATGTGCGCGACGCATACGCGTGGATGCGTGAGCACGAACCCGTGTATCGAGACAGTGCGAACGGCATTCCTGCGGCTGCGAGTTACGCCGCCGTCATCGCGGCAGAGCGAGACCCGGAGTTGTTCTCCAATGCCGGTGGTATCAGACCTGAAACCGGACCGCTTCCGCAGATGATCGACATGGACGATCCGGAGCATCTCACGCGCCGACGCCTGGTCAATGCCGGTTTCACCCGCAGGAAGGTCGAAGCGAAACGCGATCGGATTCGGCAGATCTGTGACCAGTTGATCGATGCTGTGTGTGAGAGCGGGGAAGCGGACTTCGTGGCCGATCTTGCAGCGCCTCTGCCGATGGCGGTCATCGGCGACATGCTGGGGGTGCGTCCGGAAGAACGTGAGGTATTCCTGCGGTGGTCGGACGATTTGGTGACAGCCCTGGGTAGCAATGCTTCCCCGGAACAACTCCAGGCGATGATGGCGGCATACGTCGATTTCACGGAGTACATGACCCGGACGATCCGGGAGCGTCGGATGGCCCCGGCGGACGACTTGATCAGCACGTTGATCCACAGCGAAGTCGACGGAGAGGCGCTGTCGGATCAGGAAATTGTCAACGAATCGTTGTTGATTCTGATCGGTGGCGACGAAACGACGCGTCATGTTCTCAGCGGAGGGATGGAACAACTACTGCGCCACCCCGATCAGTGCCGAATACTGGCCAACGATCAGGACACGATTCCGTTGGCGATGGAAGAGATGCTGCGATGGTCGTCGCCGATCAAGAACATGGCGCGCACACTTACCCGCGATACGGATTTTTTCGGCGCGCATCTGGAAGCGGGAGAGAAGATGCTGTTGCTCTTCGAGTCGGCGAACTTCGACGACGCCGTGTTCGTGGACGCGGCACAGTTCGATATCGGTCGGACACCGAACCCTCATGTAGCGTTCGGGTTCGGCACGCATTTCTGTTTGGGTAATCAGTTGGCGAGGCTGGAGGGAACGATCATGTTCGAGCAGGTTTTCCAGCGCTTGCCGGGGATGGAACTGGCGACGGACGCGCCACTGCCGCGTCGCGCCGCCAACTTCGTGTCCGGAATCGAATCGATGCCGATACGATTCCCCGTCGCTTCTCCGCTACCCGGGTAGCTGGCAGTTGGGTGCCGCAGCATCCTCGGACAACGGACTGCCCGTGGGATTGACGTAGACAACAAGGAGGACCAGGGGAGTGGTCTGCGAATTGTTGCCGATGTGAACGTGATCGGATCCGCTCGGCTCGACGAGGGTGCTGCCGGTCTGATAGATGCCGTCGACCGAGCAATCGGATCGGTAATGGCTCAAGGTACCCGCAGCAACGGCAGCGTAGAGAACGCCGTCATGGAAATGCCAGCCGGTGGATCCACCGGGGTCGACGGTGATCTGGCGCAATACGTAGTCCTTGTCACCGAACGTCACCTGCCCGAGGATTTCGCCGTGCACTCCGGTGCTCGGGGTGGCGGACGCCGCGATCGGTGTCAGCGACAACCCGATCGCGGCAGACAAGGCAAGCAGAATCTGGTGACGTTTACGCATGACGAGCCTCTCGGACGGATGTGCTGGTCAGTTTCCTCCATTGCGCCTGAATTATCCGAGTTTCCGCAGACTGTTCATCTCCGTCAGGCCGGTGACCTTCTCTTCACCCGTTACGGATGACGAATCGCCCGAGTTGATGCTGCGATGCTGGAAGGTGGGGGTAGAGAGGGAGAAACAGTGACGGATCCGACGAGTCGACGACGCGAGGTGCTGCCGGTCCCGGATCGCCAACATCTGGGCTTGGTGACGTACGACGCCAAAGATCCGGATACGACCTTCCCTCCCATCACACCGCGACTGCCGCCCGATGGCGCCCCGAACGTACTGGTGATCCTGCTCGACGACGTGGGCTTCGGTGCGAGTAGTGCTTTTGGTGGACCGGCAGATACACCGACTGCTGAGCGTTTGCAGCGTGGCGGTCTGACCTACAACCGTTTCCACACCACGGCACTGTGCGCACCGACGCGCGCTGCTCTTCTGAGCGGCCGCAACCATCACTCGGTCGGGATGGGTTCGATCACGGAGACTGCGACGTCGGCCCCTGGGCTCTCG
The nucleotide sequence above comes from Rhodococcus sp. KBS0724. Encoded proteins:
- a CDS encoding MarR family winged helix-turn-helix transcriptional regulator, with protein sequence MGIADDAVEIRSQGWRTLAALHGALDTELERALQREHKLSVVEYTVLDALSRQDGWHMRMAQLARAAALSSSATTRLVNRLEDRGLLTRILCADDRRGIYTELTPAGRELLESARPTHDATLEAALDEACKTPELAPLVRALHELPVG
- a CDS encoding MFS transporter, whose product is MPLGLIALAMGGFGIGLTEFVIMGLLPEVSADFEVTEAVAGHLISGYALSVAIGAILVTAAVIRFERKKVLLSLMVLFIIGNLMSALAPTYEVMMGGRIVAALCHGAFFGIGSVVAAGMVAPDKRAGAIAMMFSGLTIANVLGVPFGTMLGQQFGWRSTFWAITAIGIVALIGIAALVPTTPAPTDGGGLRGELEAFRNKQVWFSIAITILGYGGMFGAFTYIAFTLTEVSGFAASSVPWLLILFGSGLFVGNVLGGKAADRSLTKALVWILAILTVVLIVFAASAESKIMTVISLFFMGAFGFATVPGLQMRIMNYASEAPTMASGANIAAFNVGNALGAWLGGLTIAAGLGFTSPIWMGAAVTVAGLLVLIVAAKIDRPTASEQSAQTTSLHPTAV
- a CDS encoding neutral/alkaline ceramidase; protein product: MQITRRTVLAGAAAAPALAALSTSPAVAASPARTVSPARTDKSSASLQVGVGISDVTGPVAEVGMMGYSSFDQRAEGLHQRMRARAFVFESGGSRIAYVCVDNCMIFQSVHDEVLRRLAGKFGDIYTERNVMLTAIHSHAACGGASHNYAYNLAVLGFELQVFEAEVNGMVEAISAAHENLAPGTVRFGRSDLTDASVNRSRVAFDLNPEEDKAYYPGGNDHHMRVMRISRGSNDIGAINWFATHCASLTNENHFISGDNKGAAAYFWEHDDQGVRYLDGDTSFIAAFPQTNSGDMSPNLFLEPGRGPTDDEFENARIIGLRQVAAAQTAFDSASETVAGGVDSRIMYLDMADQVVSGRFTPDGREHRTAPAAIGAAMSAGSVEDGPAIPIFPEGTRNPMIDALGGINAPVPQWLQDAQAPKLVVVPVGLLPPGGWVPNVLKIQILRIGQFYIVGGPAEFTIVAGLRVRRTVAEELGVPLENVIFQGYANSYSSYCTTPQEYDSQQYEGGSTMFGRYTLPAYQQGYATLAAAMRDGNEPPRGPAPANLSGFQPSFGPGVDFDEPLPGTQFGDATVQPGDRSPGGQVAVEFVTGHPKNDTHRNGTFYEIQRNTGGSWTRVADDNDWSTKLHWRRVGSNGSVVRITWDVPADTPAGTYRVQHFGASKARGSGAITPFSGVTAEFRLT
- a CDS encoding transglycosylase family protein; this translates as MASAHDWSQVAMCESSGNWSINTGNGFYGGLQFTQSTWDAYKPEGAPARADMASIADQVAAAEATLDAQGIGAWPVCGAHLGWGGVTPGSGDVSTLPSAGEAVHVAPAALHTGSRCNWEWPVDGAISQGFHAGHDGADFAVDVGTVLHAPTSGTISVAGPFDPGGYGTYIQLEADTGEQIQMGHLSETWVSKGTHVQVGDEIGATGNTGSSTGPHLHLRIHSGGAVDPVGFLKSVGACNTGASVTPAPIFAPALDAPAPKPVESAVGDTVTVSEGDTLFDLASTRGKNWQEVWAMNAWITDPDQIFVGDVITF
- a CDS encoding acetoacetate decarboxylase family protein gives rise to the protein MSYTILGKTVEMPVEVRTASAFMAMFSVPSVTAQSIINHTGLTVLQFRPGRALCGLVFVDYVDGDLGPYNEFGVTYMVRSHTAPSEISVLGDLRALTSGTAGALIHQLPVDGEFTKAAGREIWGFPKVLAEFDTEHVGSVKRGSVSHDGKLIAQLSVKSGVSVPGSGANMSLAAYSHLDGVTRCTSWDMAPTGVKSRPGGAELQLGTHPMAAELRRLGLPKRALMTTTISNLAMTFGESTTI
- a CDS encoding SDR family oxidoreductase; its protein translation is MDMGDNTAFAGRSVLVTGGGSGIGFGIAGALAGAGAHVTICGRNKDKLDAAAQSIRARNGAGSVIAVPTDITVEAEVVSAVASAAEATGTLDGVVACAGGNETIAPVTQLDVDAWRRTVDLNVTGTMLTIKHGARALVSGGSGSIVAISSIASSNTHRWFGAYGVSKSGVDHLVQLAADELGASNIRVNAIRPGLTRTDLVALITDGGPILDDYMANTPLARVGEVDDIASLATFLLGPDSTWITGQIINVDGGQMLRRGPDFRSMLEAVYGADGLRGVVA
- a CDS encoding cytochrome P450, with the translated sequence MADRPSFDLIDGRFYSGDLGDVRDAYAWMREHEPVYRDSANGIPAAASYAAVIAAERDPELFSNAGGIRPETGPLPQMIDMDDPEHLTRRRLVNAGFTRRKVEAKRDRIRQICDQLIDAVCESGEADFVADLAAPLPMAVIGDMLGVRPEEREVFLRWSDDLVTALGSNASPEQLQAMMAAYVDFTEYMTRTIRERRMAPADDLISTLIHSEVDGEALSDQEIVNESLLILIGGDETTRHVLSGGMEQLLRHPDQCRILANDQDTIPLAMEEMLRWSSPIKNMARTLTRDTDFFGAHLEAGEKMLLLFESANFDDAVFVDAAQFDIGRTPNPHVAFGFGTHFCLGNQLARLEGTIMFEQVFQRLPGMELATDAPLPRRAANFVSGIESMPIRFPVASPLPG
- a CDS encoding cupin domain-containing protein encodes the protein MRKRHQILLALSAAIGLSLTPIAASATPSTGVHGEILGQVTFGDKDYVLRQITVDPGGSTGWHFHDGVLYAAVAAGTLSHYRSDCSVDGIYQTGSTLVEPSGSDHVHIGNNSQTTPLVLLVVYVNPTGSPLSEDAAAPNCQLPG